From the Nodularia sp. NIES-3585 genome, one window contains:
- a CDS encoding sigma-70 family RNA polymerase sigma factor — MSQSITVSWSTVDARYPEASVQVDKLSNHDLILRCQVGLRPDRAAFAELLRRYQSQVDRVLYHLAPDWPDRADLAQEVWIRVYRNINRLQEPVKFRGWLSRIATNLFYDELRKRKRVASPLSLDAPRTLEDGEMDWEIAGDTPGPEEELTTREFYEQLREAIADLPEVFRTTIVLREIEGMAYEEIAEITGVSLGTVKSRIARARSRLQTQLQTYLDA; from the coding sequence ATGAGCCAATCGATTACTGTATCCTGGTCAACTGTTGATGCAAGATACCCAGAAGCATCGGTGCAAGTTGACAAACTCTCTAACCACGATCTAATCTTACGCTGTCAAGTCGGACTGCGCCCGGATCGTGCTGCGTTTGCCGAGCTATTGCGCCGCTATCAAAGTCAAGTTGATCGAGTTCTATACCACCTGGCTCCAGATTGGCCTGACAGAGCCGATTTAGCTCAAGAAGTGTGGATTCGAGTGTATCGAAATATTAACCGATTACAAGAGCCAGTCAAGTTTCGCGGCTGGTTAAGCCGGATTGCTACCAACTTGTTCTATGACGAGTTGCGTAAACGTAAGCGGGTAGCCAGTCCCTTGTCACTGGATGCTCCCCGCACACTAGAAGACGGGGAAATGGATTGGGAAATTGCTGGCGATACTCCAGGACCTGAAGAAGAACTGACAACTAGAGAATTTTACGAGCAACTGCGAGAAGCGATCGCGGATTTACCAGAGGTGTTTCGGACTACCATTGTTCTTAGAGAAATCGAAGGTATGGCATACGAAGAAATTGCCGAAATTACTGGTGTTTCTTTGGGAACTGTGAAATCAAGAATCGCTAGAGCTAGATCCAGATTGCAAACTCAGTTGCAAACCTATCTAGATGCCTAA
- a CDS encoding anti-sigma factor: protein MNTNSPFNDLSPWLDPQDLSNRTGQRTNESTGAMDMVKRDRFELLSAYLDGEVTAAESRQVEEWLKNDASVQCLYSRLLNLRRGLRTVPVPTAQQPPELTAEQVLKRVRHRSRPIWAFGGAVVAACIIGAVSGLLPGGEFNIPQLARQQPVEPRLPGTTPVGSSSPLMVALNNPVIEIPKAAIASPEQSVNLEQPLSGEIEPNIN, encoded by the coding sequence ATGAATACTAATTCTCCATTTAATGACCTTTCCCCTTGGCTAGATCCTCAAGATTTGTCAAACCGAACAGGTCAGCGTACCAATGAGTCAACGGGTGCTATGGATATGGTGAAGCGCGATCGCTTCGAGTTATTAAGTGCTTACCTCGATGGAGAGGTGACAGCTGCCGAAAGCAGGCAAGTGGAAGAATGGCTAAAAAACGATGCCTCAGTTCAATGCCTGTATAGCCGACTACTAAATCTCAGACGCGGCTTGCGGACTGTCCCAGTACCGACAGCCCAACAACCGCCAGAACTTACAGCAGAGCAAGTATTAAAGCGTGTACGCCACCGTTCCCGTCCCATTTGGGCATTTGGAGGAGCCGTTGTAGCTGCTTGTATTATTGGTGCTGTATCTGGCTTGCTCCCAGGTGGTGAATTCAACATACCTCAACTGGCGCGACAACAACCAGTAGAGCCAAGACTACCGGGGACAACGCCTGTAGGTTCAAGTTCCCCCCTAATGGTGGCATTAAATAATCCAGTCATAGAAATTCCCAAAGCGGCAATAGCCTCCCCGGAACAATCAGTTAATCTGGAGCAGCCTCT